From one Kwoniella dejecticola CBS 10117 chromosome 2, complete sequence genomic stretch:
- a CDS encoding OPT family small oligopeptide transporter, protein MSSTILRHDEPNNHSNVALPPRISDEEEVPLDKMDKELPRDHDHVLDGTHAPHKVVEVPFAITADGHRLTVGDTLPEVKAVALETDDPEEPCETFRSYFLGTIVAAVGTGLNVWFGARQPGIYISPFLAQLLSYPIGVALARTLPSRKFTAFGRTWSLNPGKFSMKEHALIVMMATVSFPTATAVDVIIAIRQPIFFNDPEMANQKGFQFLVVLSTQFLGFGVAGLARDYLVYPSAMTWPLNLAKMSLFNALHKRKVNEHGMVTLPDENAEEQEEPAVHGWKVSMFRFCIYAIAGSFCWFFMTAFIFPSLTYFNWPTWISPTNKKLAIIMGSITGLGLNPLPTLDWTYISGAGLTPLITPWWASVSILIGASIGYIIIAALYFSNVWYSGYLVPNSNQAFDRFGAYYNVTKVLSADRTLDVEAYREYSPLYFGAGYNIVITAYFASYTAILTYAVLNHWSDIKKGFNMGVHRVKSLFNREPKPEGFVHDQPDYDIHYALMTRYKEVPQWWFLVVLVFSLVLGIIMCEVYNTTMPVWGIFCCLAMVAIFVIPTGIIQAISNMQMTLVILAEIIPGIAIPGRPYANMIFKLYGWVSLSQALLYILDQKLAHYLHLPPRATFRAQMWGVIISSFVSLAIINWQFQAIPDLCVPGQKDLMTCPYYTTFYSSALLFGVVGPQRMYGSLGLYKHTLWGFFAGFALVFLAWAAKKKWPNKITNNINVPVIIFGAMYFAPYNWSFIWAGIPLAWFFMSYVFKRFPAWWNKYCYVLSIGLTVGAAVSGVIQFFCITYPGGKMPAWWGNTVYVAGCDGLGCPIKEMPEVGYFGPGPGEYL, encoded by the exons ATGTCTTCGACTATCTTGAGGCATGATGAACCAAACAATCACAGTAACGTGGCTTTACCGCCTAGGATAtctgatgaggaggaggtacCTCTAGATAAGATGGACAAGGAACTTCCTCgcgatcatgatcatgtccTTGACGGCACCCACGCACCCCACAAGGTAGTCGAGGTACCCTTCGCCATCACAGCTGATGGACACCGACTCACAGTCGGTGATACACTGCCCGAAGTCAAAGCTGTTGCCCTCGAGACCGATGATCCGGAAGAACCATGTGAAACTTTCCGATCCTATTTCTTGGGTACCATCGTAGCGGCTGTAGGAACAGGCTTGAACGTTTGGTTCGGTGCTCGACAACCCGGTATATATATCTCACCTTTCCTCGCTCAACTGCTCTCATACCCCATCGGTGTCGCTCTCGCTCGAACTCTCCCGTCACGTAAGTTCACCGCTTTTGGACGTACATGGTCGCTCAATCCTGGCAAGTTTTCGATGAAAGAGCATGCTCTC ATCGTCATGATGGCAACTGTCTCTTTCCCCACTGCTACAGCGGTAGAcgtcatcatcgctatccgtcaacccatcttcttcaacgatcCGGAAATGGCCAATCAAAAGGGTTTCCAGTTCCTGGTCGTATTGTCCACTCAATTCCTGGGTTTCGGTGTAGCCGGCTTAGCGAGAGATTACCTGGTTTACCCTTCAGCTATGACTTGGCCACTGAATCTAGCCAAGATGTCTCTGTTTAACGCTTTACACAAGAGAAAAGTGAACGAACATGGTATGGTGACTTTACCGGATGAAAATGctgaagagcaagaagaaccTGCTGTGCATGGTTGGAAAGTATCGATGTTCAGATTCTGCATATACGCCATCGCCGGGTCCTTCTGTTGGTTCTTCATGACGGCGttcatcttcccctctctCACCTACTTCAATTGGCCAACTTGGATCAGCCCAACGAACAAGAAGctcgccatcatcatggGTTCGATTACTGGTCTT GGTCTAAATCCGCTCCCTACCCTTGATTGGACATACATCAGTGGTGCAGGTCTGACCCCCTTGATCACTCCATGGTGGGCGTCGGTCTCCATACTCA TCGGAGCGTCAATCGGTTATATCATCATTGCCGCGCTCTACTTTTCCAACGTGTGGTACAGTGGATACCTTGTACCAAACTCCAATCAAGCCTTTGACCGATTCGGAGCGTACTACAATGTCACTAAAGTGCTTAGCGCTGATAGAACTCTGGATGTTGAGGCATACCGAGAATACTCTCC ACTCTACTTCGGAGCAGGTTacaacatcgtcatcacTGCTTATTTCGCTTCGTATACCGCAATTCTGACGTATGCCGTCCTCAACCATTGGTCGGACATCAAGAAGGGTTTCAACATGGGAGTTCACCGAGTCAAGAGTCTGTTTAACCGGGAACCAAAACCTGAAGGTTTTGTTCACGATCAACCAGACTACGACATCCACTACGCTCTCATGACCCGATACAAGGAGGTACCCCAGTGGTGGTTCTTGGTCGTGCTGGTCTTCTCCTTGGTTCTCGGTATCATCATGTGCGAAGTATACAACACCACCATGCCAGTGTGGGGTATCTTCTGTTGTTTGGCCATGGTCGCCATATTCGTCATTCCCACCGGTATCATCCAAGCCATCTCC AACATGCAAATGACTCTGGTCATTCTGGCAGAGATTATCCCCGGTATCGCGATCCCTGGTCGCCCATATGCCAACATGATCTTCAAGCTGTACGGATGGGTCTCCCTCTCTCAAGCTTTACTGTATATCCTCGATCAGAAACTCGCGCATTACCTTCATTTACCACCTCGAGCGACCTTTAGAGCTCAGATGTGGGGCGTGATCATCAGTTCTTTCGTCTCATTGGCAATAATCAACTGGCAATTCCAAGCGATTCCCGATCTCTGTGTTCCGGGTCAAAAAGATCTCATGACCTGTCCTTACTAC ACCACCTTCTACTCTTCAGCATTGCTTTTCGGAGTCGTCGGTCCTCAGAGAATGTACGGTAGCTTGGGTCTATACAAGCATACCCTGTGGGGCTTCTTTGCCGGTTTCGCTCTCGTCTTCTTAGCTTGggcagccaagaagaaatggCCTAACAAGATTACCAACA ACATCAACGTGCCTGTTATCATCTTCGGCGCGATGTACTTTGCTCCGTACAATTGGTCGTTCATCTGGGCCGGTATACCTTTGGCATGGTTC